The nucleotide sequence TTACTTAGTGAAGGTTTAAAAGTCATTTGCGTAGATAATCTTATTACAGGTAATACAGATAATATTGCTCATCTGGCAGGGAATGAAAATTTTTCATTTATAAAGCATGATGTTACTAATTATATTTTTATTCCCGGTAATGTAGATTATATACTGCATTTTGCGTCTCCTGCAAGTCCTGTTGACTATTTACAATTACCAATACAGACTTTGAAAGTTGGATCCTTAGGTACTCATAAAGCATTAGGATTAGCAAAAGAAAAACGTGCAAGATTCTTACTTGCTTCTACTTCAGAAGTTTATGGAGATCCTGAAATCAATCCACAAACAGAAGAGTATTGGGGGAACGTAAATCCGATCGGACCAAGAGGTGTTTATGATGAAGCTAAAAGATTTTCTGAAGCTCTTGTTATGGCTTATCATCGCTATCATAATGTTGACACAAGAATAGTTAGGATTTTTAACACTTTCGGACCAAGAATGAGAGTTAATGATGGAAGAGCTATTCCTAATTTTATTATGCAGGCTTTAACAGGAAAACCAATTACTGTTTATGGAGATGGATCCCAGACAAGAAGTTTCTGTTATATCACTGACCAGGTTGATGGATTATTCAAATTACTAATGTCCGGTGAAAATGAA is from Ignavibacteriota bacterium and encodes:
- a CDS encoding SDR family oxidoreductase; translated protein: MKTAVVTGGAGFLGSHLCDKLLSEGLKVICVDNLITGNTDNIAHLAGNENFSFIKHDVTNYIFIPGNVDYILHFASPASPVDYLQLPIQTLKVGSLGTHKALGLAKEKRARFLLASTSEVYGDPEINPQTEEYWGNVNPIGPRGVYDEAKRFSEALVMAYHRYHNVDTRIVRIFNTFGPRMRVNDGRAIPNFIMQALTGKPITVYGDGSQTRSFCYITDQVDGLFKLLMSGENEPVNIGNPEEIPLIDIAKEIIELTKSNSKIIFEDLPVNDPKVRQPDITKAKTILGWEPKINRRMGLEKTIEYFKKFV